From the genome of Oceanidesulfovibrio indonesiensis, one region includes:
- a CDS encoding Spy/CpxP family protein refolding chaperone, with translation MKIRSRGAQCVWAVALVAIFSLAWMTPCEAQQQMAQDRGKPGMMHGAHDGPPSGTMDMLEDKRRGARGMDGMSGMQDMMMSHMMGGRGGMGKMMGRMGADMPCPRMGPHGFQHMGRMLEDLNLTPGQWEQVRALAREKLDSMADMWAQRMKLRIDMLGMRWEDDVDPQQVRDLFVKQAEIKADMLLASMDYMKRLKGLLNEEQLQKLEAQGF, from the coding sequence ATGAAAATACGGTCTCGTGGTGCACAATGTGTATGGGCTGTCGCTCTTGTCGCCATTTTCAGTCTGGCCTGGATGACGCCCTGCGAGGCGCAACAGCAAATGGCGCAGGACCGCGGAAAACCCGGCATGATGCACGGCGCCCATGACGGCCCGCCGTCCGGCACGATGGACATGCTGGAGGATAAGCGCAGAGGGGCCCGCGGCATGGACGGTATGTCCGGCATGCAGGATATGATGATGTCCCACATGATGGGCGGTCGCGGCGGCATGGGCAAAATGATGGGCCGGATGGGCGCCGACATGCCCTGCCCCCGCATGGGTCCGCACGGCTTTCAGCACATGGGGCGTATGCTGGAGGACCTGAATCTCACACCCGGGCAATGGGAGCAGGTGCGCGCGCTGGCCCGCGAAAAGCTTGACTCAATGGCCGACATGTGGGCGCAGCGGATGAAGCTGCGCATCGATATGCTGGGCATGCGCTGGGAAGACGACGTCGACCCCCAGCAGGTCCGCGATCTGTTCGTGAAACAGGCGGAAATCAAGGCGGACATGCTGCTCGCAAGCATGGACTACATGAAACGGCTCAAAGGTCTCCTGAACGAGGAACAGCTGCAGAAGCTCGAAGCGCAAGGGTTCTGA